A genomic stretch from Penicillium digitatum chromosome 4, complete sequence includes:
- a CDS encoding Lovastatin diketide synthase LovF codes for MSDGDSRSVPIAIIGMGCRFAGDATSPEKLWKMLEEGRSAWSEIPPSRFNLEGWYHPSQENISTTNVRGGHFLKEDLALFDATFFGLSAETAATMDPQYRLLLESVYESLENAGIPLEQAAGSNTSVFSGAFFHDYQDGHMRDAENLPRFLMTGNGAAMASNRVSHFFDLLGPSITVDTGCSTTLTGLHQACQSLKTGDADMSIVGGSNLLINPDFFITVSTLGMLSPDGKSYSFDSRANGYGRGEGIASIVLKRLDDAIRDGDPIRAVIRETHLNQDGKTETITSPSPKAQERLIRSCYQKAGIDPRSIQYFEAHGTGTPTGDPIEAGAIGSVFGKGRSATDPLFIGSAKTNLGHTEPTSGLASVIKVAMALERRVIPPSINFEKPNKRLLLDKWNLKVPRKCEEWVPGTDGVRRASVNNFGYGGANAHVIMEEWPSQALQNGNGQPNGIGLANGIGNGNGNDHFHENESTNGNGYKLARHRSRIFILSAKDELTCRQMASNLKDYLLCLDLASEEEEKFLNDLSYTLSQRRSRFPWVITCAAESVLGLITSLENERIKPTRSNSDRPRLGFVFTGQGAQWYAMGRELLEVYPVFKDSILEAERYLKEFGADWSLVDELRRDAKTSRVTETSLGMPMCAALQISIVRLLESWGVTPTAVSSHSSGEIAAAYAVGAMSFRSAMAACYSRSEVTSGLTNREGGMIAVGLGAEAVEKYLKKVKNGEAKVACLNSPTSVTVSGDAGAVEELEAMLNEANIFARRLRVRTAFHSHHMQTLYDPYLKGMRAIGVGKEKRTIKPIIYASPTTGTRMSDAAEIANPEHWVKSMLSPVQFIDAFREMALDLSTGQSAIDIAIEVGPHAALSGPIADILLLPEFKDSNISYMSCLIRKSSAVNTMQALAGQLISMGFPVDNNAVNFPLGKTDVSVLHDLPPYPWNHQVRHWSEPRVNRSHRDKQFKHHDLLGSLVKGANTYAPTWRYVIRPAELPWVRDHTVQSNIIYPGAGYICMVIEAARQLSQTNNESISGYRLQDVEIQQALVIPEGSEGVEVQTTIMPVGKKDIGVKGWRKFQIFSAGLDNKWTEHCTGLIHVVFDNVNNDGGRWSWLGPDSEPKPLRGYPKTIDAGQIYADMRSLGICHGPVFQNLEDVQVADKQSVSILSVADVASIMPANYQHEHVLHPTTLDSIFVSAYGALLGSNSHLNSPHVPKKIKTLWVSSKIVSQSGYRYKSYVKVHHTDSKSFQSAISLFDAKEDGDASNEPVLAMDGFVCQSVGAGIPRQLDLHHDDICSTLQWAPDISFMDTAHLKQELIFPVDQEEEGVILDLRRACFHYVHCALGSLTLADVQQLEWHHQRFYAWMKLQVTQALHGELGPGSSKWVEDTTEDKRKLFKSVQASSVNGEVIYRLGPQIAAMLRREVTPLELLMEDKLLYKYYRHALKFDRANVQLSKIIRHIVHKNPRVKILEIGAGTGGTTRSLLDVIGNGKQSGFGPLASEYHFTDVSSGFFVEAQEQFADWNDILIYRKLDIEADPAKQGFELGSYDVIVACQVLHATKRMKTTIENVRRLLKPGGKLLMMESTKNQVDMQLTFGLLPGWWLSEEEERKLSPIMQSPSWDRVLKAAGFSGLDLDVHDCESEETYSFSVIMSTAQPEEPSISHAEPAVIVTGDTSSYQDEVWLRALQESIAAATGGSLPIIESFNSTDVTGKNCIFLGEMHQSLLQKPSPAEFEAIKAFSLKCKNLLWVTRGSAVNCENPKLALSTGFLRSLRQENGGKRYITVDLDPRAPTSREHDASVVATVFASTIGRSIADNDSAQDFEFAERNGTILIPRLVKDFARNSFVSVDNNQDVKSQPELFQQPGRPLRLNIGTTGLLETLSFNHALEDNVDLGSDFIEIEPKAFGLNFRDVMAAMGQLNEQVMGLECSGIIVRIGGVAASKGFAVGDRVFALLNGQYTSRVQVPWTTVCRMPDDLDFETAASIPMIYATAYMSLYDKARLCRDQSILIHAATGGVGQAAIILSQLVGAKVFATAGTSEKRAFITSKYGIPADHVFSSRDASFVPKLMSMTSGRGVDVVLNSLSGQLLQETFNCLAPFGHFVEIGKFDLERNNHLEMMPFTRVASFSSIDLLALVRLGSPHIYRVLASIARLIEQKVISPVGPVTVFPLSDIEKAFRQIQAGKHMGKIVLSVGPQEIVPVVSRKHYARLRSDASYLIAGGVGGIGRSVSRWLLTHGAKNLILVSRSAAAGGRTALFVDELQCSYPGSKVRVIGCDISNKDSFALGLEKIAAELPPIRGVVQAAMVLDDSILENMTINNYNAAIQPKVQGTWNLHQQLGSDLDFFIMLSSLAGVIGNASQSNYTAGGAFQDALARHRVAKGLPGVALDIGAVKDIGYVASNKGVYERLKKMGYRLLAEEEIMSAIESAILDPCPQVMVGINTGGGSSDSILARDSRFSALRFTKPANGSNSASKASSVAGSLAGKLSSAESLHEAAGLVMEALVQKLVDIFMIPAEEVIPAKSMAAFGVDSLVAVELRNMLALKAGSEVSIFDIMQSPSLAVLCDKVASTSGFVVV; via the exons ATGAGTGACGGAGATTCCAGGAGCGTACCCATCGCCATTATTGGCATGGGTTGCAGATTTGCAGGAGATGCGACCAGTCCTGAAAAGCTCTGGAAGATGCTAGAAGAGGGTAGGAGTGCCTGGAGCGAAATCCCACCGTCTAGATTCAATCTTGAGGGTTGGTATCATCCGAGCCAGGAAAATATCAGCACG ACAAATGTGCGAGGTGGTCATTTCCTAAAGGAAGATCTGGCTTTGTTTGATGCAACATTCTTTGGTCTTTCGGCTGAAACAGCTGCG ACAATGGATCCTCAATATCGGCTGCTGTTGGAATCTGTTTATGAGTCGCTGGAAAATG CTGGTATCCCGCTGGAGCAAGCTGCCGGCTCAAACACGTCTGTTTTCTCCGGTGCCTTCTTTCATGACTACCAGGACGGCCATATGCGAGACGCTGAGAATCTACCTCGCTTCCTAATGACGGGCAATGGTGCTGCCATGGCCTCGAATCGCGTGTCCCACTTCTTCGATCTGCTCGGACCGAGTATCACAGTTGATACGGGCTGCAGTACCACGCTCACCGGACTGCACCAAGCATGTCAGAGTCTGAAAACCGGGGATGCAGATATGTCTATCGTTGGCGGCTCAAATCTCCTCATTAACCCAGACTTTTTCATCACTGTCTCAACTTTGGG GATGCTTTCGCCGGATGGAAAATC ATACTCTTTCGATAGTCGAGCAAATGGATACGGTCGCGGGGAAGGCATTGCTTCCATTGTGCTCAAGAGACTGGATGATGCGATCAGAGATGGAGACCCTATCCGAGCAGTGATACGAGAGACGCATCTAAACCAGGACGGAAAGACGGAAACTATAACTTCACCCAGTCCGAAAGCCCAGGAACGACTTATCAGATCTTGCTACCAGAAAGCCGGGATTGACCCTCGTTCCATCCAATATTTTGAGGCCCATGGTACCGGCACGCCCACCGGTGATCCGATCGAGGCTGGTGCCATTGGTAGTGTATTTGGGAAAGGCAGATCGGCGACAGACCCCTTGTTCATCGGGTCTGCCAAAACTAACCTAGGTCACACTGAGCCAACAAGTGGCCTAGCGAGTGTGATCAAAGTCGCGATGGCTCTAGAGAGACGCGTGATCCCGCCAAGCATCAACTTTGAGAAGCCGAACAAGCGCCTTTTGCTGGATAAATGGAATCTCAAGGTTCCCAGAAAGTGCGAGGAATGGGTTCCTGGAACTGATGGAGTCCGCCGGGCATCCGTGAATAACTTTGGGTACGGAGGAGCAAATGCCCATGTCATCATGGAGGAATGGCCATCTCAAGCTCTGCAAAACGGAAATGGGCAGCCCAACGGAATCGGTCTAGCCAATGGCATTGGCAATGGGAATGGTAATGACCATTTCCACGAAAACGAGAGCACCAACGGTAACGGATACAAGCTTGCTCGGCATCGATCGAGGATTTTTATCCTGAGCGCAAAGGATGAGCTTACCTGCCGTCAAATGGCGTCCAATCTTAAGGACTACCTCTTGTGTTTGGACCTGGCtagtgaagaagaagaaaaattcCTCAACGATCTCTCTTACACATTGAGCCAACGCCGTAGCCGCTTTCCATGGGTCATAACATGTGCTGCGGAATCGGTTTTGGGTCTCATCACCTCGCTCGAGAATGAGAGAATTAAGCCAACTCGAAGCAATAGCGATCGACCAAGACTTGGATTTGTCTTTACAGGTCAAGGTGCTCAGTGGTATGCAATGGGACGAGAGCTCCTAGAAGTATACCCCGTTTTCAAGGACTCAATTCTTGAAGCGGAAAGGTATCTCAAAGAATTCGGTGCTGATTGGTCGCTTGTGGACGAATTGCGTCGAGACGCTAAAACTAGCAGAGTCACTGAGACGTCTTTGGGGATGCCAATGTGTGCTGCTCTGCAGATATCTATTGTGCGCCTTCTTGAATCATGGGGCGTAACTCCTACCGCTGTGAGCAGTCACTCAAGTGGAGAGATTGCGGCTGCATATGCCGTTGGGGCTATGAGCTTCCGGTCTGCCATGGCTGCGTGCTACAGTCGTTCCGAGGTTACTTCGGGACTTACAAACAGAGAAGGCGGCATGATAGCGGTAGGCCTAGGTGCTGAGGCAGTTGAGAAATATCTCAAGAAAGTCAAGAATGGCGAGGCCAAGGTGGCATGCCTCAACAGTCCTACCAGCGTAACTGTATCTGGAGACGCTGGCGCTGTCGAGGAGCTCGAAGCAATGCTAAACGAGGCCAACATTTTTGCTCGCCGTCTTCGTGTTCGAACTGCGTTTCACTCACATCATATGCAGACCCTTTACGACCCCTATCTCAAAGGTATGCGGGCAATTGGAGTGGGCAAGGAAAAACGGACAATAAAACCCATCATTTACGCCTCGCCCACTACTGGAACTCGCATGAGTGATGCGGCCGAAATCGCCAATCCAGAGCACTGGGTTAAGAGTATGTTAAGTCCCGTCCAGTTTATAGATGCATTCCGGGAGATGGCTCTCGACCTATCCACCGGACAGAGTGCAATCGACATAGCTATCGAAGTCGGACCTCATGCCGCACTCTCAGGCCCTATTGCGGATATTCTCCTTCTTCCCGAATTCAAGGATAGCAACATCTCATACATGTCTTGCCTGATCCGGAAGTCCAGTGCAGTGAACACAATGCAGGCGTTAGCTGGTCAGTTGATATCCATGGGCTTCCCCGTAGACAACAACGCAGTCAATTTTCCACTCGGCAAAACTGATGTTAGTGTTTTGCACGACTTGCCTCCCTATCCCTGGAATCACCAGGTGCGTCACTGGTCTGAGCCCCGGGTCAACAGATCTCATCGGGATAAGCAGTTCAAACATCATGATCTGCTTGGATCTCTTGTGAAGGGAGCCAACACCTATGCACCCACTTGGAGATATGTGATCAGACCTGCAGAGCTCCCTTGGGTTAGGGACCACACTGTTCAATCAAATATAATTTACCCTGGAGCAGGATATATTTGCATGGTCATCGAGGCCGCCCGTCAGCTCAGCCAGACAAATAACGAATCCATCTCTGGTTACCGACTCCAAGATGTGGAAATCCAGCAGGCACTTGTGATTCCTGAAGGTTCGGAAGGAGTGGAAGTCCAGACCACAATCATGCCTGTGGGCAAAAAGGACATCGGTGTCAAGGGTTGGAGGAAGTTCCAGATCTTCTCAGCTGGGCTTGACAACAAATGGACCGAGCATTGCACGGGCCTAATTCACGTTGTCTTCGACAACGTGAATAATGATGGTGGCAGATGGAGTTGGCTAGGTCCAGATTCTGAACCCAAGCCTCTCCGAGGGTATCCGAAGACTATTGACGCAGGACAAATCTATGCCGACATGAGATCTCTTGGAATTTGTCATGGTCCAGTGTTTCAAAACCTTGAAGATGTCCAGGTAGCCGACAAGCAATCGGTAAGCATCTTATCTGTTGCTGATGTTGCATCGATCATGCCTGCAAACTACCAACATGAACATGTTCTGCATCCCACCACGCTTGACTCAATCTTCGTTTCGGCATATGGCGCCCTTCTGGGATCGAATTCCCACCTAAACAGCCCACACGTCCccaagaaaatcaagacGTTGTGGGTGTCTTCCAAAATAGTCTCTCAAAGCGGGTACAGATATAAAAGTTATGTCAAGGTGCACCACACCGACTCAAAAAGCTTCCAGTCCGCCATTTCCTTGTTCGATGCAAAAGAAGACGGGGATGCATCAAATGAGCCTGTCCTGGCTATGGATGGTTTTGTTTGTCAGTCCGTCGGAGCAGGTATTCCTCGCCAACTAGATCTCCACCATGATGATATCTGCAGTACACTGCAATGGGCCCCCGATATTTCATTCATGGACACAGCACATTTGAAACAGGAGCTCATTTTCCCCGTTGATCAGGAAGAGGAAGGTGTCATCCTGGATCTCAGACGTGCCTGCTTTCACTACGTGCACTGTGCCCTAGGGAGCCTAACCTTAGCCGATGTGCAGCAGCTAGAGTGGCATCACCAGAGGTTCTACGCATGGATGAAACTGCAAGTCACGCAGGCTCTTCATGGAGAGCTCGGACCCGGAAGCTCCAAGTGGGTGGAGGATACCACGGAAGATAAAAGAAAGCTCTTCAAATCGGTTCAAGCCTCCAGTGTAAATGGTGAGGTGATCTATCGCCTAGGGCCGCAGATCGCGGCCATGCTGAGGCGCGAGGTAACGCCCCTGGAGCTATTGATGGAGGACAAGCTGCTGTACAAATATTACCGCCACGCCCTGAAGTTCGATCGGGCGAATGTCCAGCTAAGCAAGATCATACGGCACATTGTGCACAAGAATCCTCGAGTCAAGATACTCGAGATTGGTGCGGGTACCGGTGGTACAACTCGATCATTGCTTGACGTTATTGGAAACGGAAAGCAATCTGGGTTTGGACCCCTCGCGTCCGAATACCACTTCACGGACGTTTCATCTGGCTTTTTCGTTGAGGCCCAGGAGCAATTTGCGGACTGGAATGACATTCTCATATATCGGAAGCTAGATATCGAAGCTGATCCCGCAAAGCAGGGCTTTGAGCTCGGCAGCTACGATGTCATTGTCGCGTGTCAGGTTCTGCATGCCACCAAGCGCATGAAGACCACCATTGAAAATGTGCGCAGGTTGCTGAAGCCAGGTGGCAAGCTTCTGATGATGGAGAGCACAAAGAATCAAGTTGATATGCAACTTACCTTTGGCCTGCTTCCTGGGTGGTGGCTAA gcgaagaagaggaaCGGAAATTAAGTCCGATCATGCAATCTCCGTCCTGGGACAGAGTGCTGAAGGCAGCCGGATTCAGCGGACTCGATTTAGATGTGCACGACTGCGAAAGTGAGGAAACCTACTCATTCAGCGTTATCATGTCCACAGCACAACCCGAGGAGCCAAGCATTTCTCACGCCGAGCCGGCTGTGATCGTCACTGGTGACACTTCTTCCTATCAGGATGAGGTTTGGCTGAGGGCACTTCAGGAGTCCATTGCCGCTGCAACCGGTGGTAGTCTTCCGATCATTGAATCGTTTAACTCGACTGATGTGACTGGAAAGAATTGCATCTTCTTGGGAGAGATGCACCAGTCACTGCTACAGAAACCTTCACCAGCAGAGTTTGAGGCGATTAAGGCGTTTTCTTTAAAGTGTAAAAATCTTCTTTGGGTTACTCGGGGCAGTGCTGTGAACTGCGAGAACCCCAAGCTTGCTTTGAGCACTGGTTTTCTCCGAAGTCTTCGACAGGAAAATGGCGGCAAGAGGTACATCACAGTGGATCTAGACCCGCGGGCCCCTACGTCGAGGGAGCACGATGCATCCGTTGTCGCGACAGTCTTTGCGTCAACTATCGGCCGCTCTATTGCCGATAACGACTCTGCACAAGACTTTGAATTTGCGGAGCGAAATGGTACAATCCTCATTCCCAGACTAGTCAAGGACTTTGCAAGAAATAGCTTCGTCTCTGTCGATAATAACCAGGACGTGAAATCTCAACCAGAGCTTTTTCAACAGCCTGGTCGCCCATTGAGATTGAATATTGGCACAACAGGACTCCTAGAGACCTTATCTTTCAATCATGCCCTCGAGGATAATGTCGATTTAGGCTCAGATTTCATCGAGATCGAGCCCAAGGCCTTTGGCCTCAATTTCCGAGATGTAATGGCTGCTATGGGCCAGCTCAACGAACAAGTTATGGGCCTTGAATGCTCGGGAATCATTGTGCGCATTGGTGGCGTTGCTGCGTCAAAGGGCTTTGCTGTTGGAGATCGCGTCTTTGCATTACTGAATGGCCAATACACAAGTCGCGTTCAAGTGCCCTGGACGACTGTCTGTCGCATGCCCGATGATCTAGACTTCGAGACAGCTGCATCTATTCCCATGATTTACGCCACCGCGTACATGTCCTTATATGACAAGGCTCGATTGTGCAGGGATCAGTCAATCCTGATCCATGCAGCGACGGGCGGCGTTGGTCAGGCAGCAATCATTCTATCTCAACTTGTTGGAGCTAAGGTGTTCGCCACGGCTGGTACCTCAGAAAAGCGCGCTTTCATCACCAGCAAATACGGTATACCCGCAGATCATGTGTTCTCCAGTCGAGACGCATCATTTGTTCCCAAACTGATGTCGATGACGAGCGGACGTGGTGTCGACGTCGTCCTGAACTCCTTGTCGGGTCAGCTTCTCCAAGAGACCTTCAACTGCCTCGCTCCTTTTGGCCATTTCGTAGAGATTGGGAAGTTCGACCTGGAGCGAAACAACCATCTCGAGATGATGCCTTTTACTCGTGTGGCATCCTTCTCTTCCATCGACCTGCTCGCGCTCGTTAGACTGGGGAGTCCTCATATCTACCGGGTGTTGGCAAGTATCGCTCGACTTATTGAGCAGAAGGTGATAAGTCCAGTAGGCCCTGTCACGGTCTTTCCCCTTTCCGATATTGAGAAGGCGTTCCGACAGATTCAAGCTGGTAAGCATATGGGGAAAATTGTCCTATCCGTTGGCCCACAGGAGATCGTTCCG GTCGTTTCACGCAAACATTATGCTAGGCTTCGTTCCGATGCGTCTTACCTCATCGCCGGTGGCGTGGGTGGAATTGGGCGATCGGTCTCTCGATGGCTACTTACGCACGGCGCAAAAAACCTAATTCTCGTATCTAGGAGTGCCGCTGCTGGGGGCCGGACAGCCTTGTTTGTTGACGAGCTTCAGTGCTCCTACCCAGGATCTAAAGTCAGAGTAATCGGATGTGACATCTCCAATAAGGATAGCTTTGCtcttggattggaaaaaATTGCCGCGGAACTTCCGCCAATCCGGGGTGTTGTCCAGGCTGCAATGGTGCTCGACGATTCCATTCTCGAGAACATGACAATCAACAACTATAATGCAGCTATCCAGCCCAAGGTACAGGGAACATGGAACCTCCATCAGCAGCTCGGTTCTGATCTGGACTTTTTCATTATGCTCTCCTCTCTCGCTGGTGTAATCGGAAACGCCAGTCAGAGCAACTACACAGCTGGCGGAGCCTTCCAGGACGCGCTCGCCAGGCATCGAGTGGCCAAAGGTCTTCCAGGAGTGGCTCTCGATATTGGCGCTGTCAAAGATATCGGATATGTGGCATCAAACAAGGGCGTGTATGAGCGTCTGAAGAAAATGGGCTACCGATTGCTTGCAGAGGAGGAAATCATGTCCGCCATAGAATCAGCCATCCTTGATCCTTGCCCACAAGTCATGGTCGGAATTAACACTGGCGGTGGTTCTTCTGACTCGATTCTGGCTCGAGACTCACGGTTCAGTGCCCTGCGCTTTACTAAACCAGCCAACGGCAGCAATAGTGCATCCAAGGCTAGCAGCGTAGCCGGTAGTCTCGCTGGTAAGCTGTCTTCTGCCGAATCCCTACATGAGGCAGCTGGCTTGGTTATGGAAGCTTTGGTCCAGAAGTTGGTGGACATTTTCATGATTCCTGCGGAGGAGGTCATACCTGCCAAGTCGATGGCAGCTTTTGGCGTCGATTCCCTTGTTGCTGTCGAGCTGCGGAACATGCTAGCTTTGAAGGCGGGATCAGAGGTTTCGATTTTTGACATAATGCAGAGTCCGTCTCTCGCAGTCCTCTGCGACAAGGTCGCGTCAACCAGTGGCTTTGTTGTTGTTTGA
- a CDS encoding Fumarate reductase/succinate dehydrogenase flavoprotein, N-terminal, translating to MLQNSIYISIGVGLLTNTVVSSVFDTKNFAKENIITRDVAVVGGGASGTYAAINLRELGTSVVVVEKENVLGGHTNTYTDPTTGITVDYGVQAYLNSTITLDFFAHFNVPVVGYSASPVSIEPADFKTGETVKFNPSEDLKPWAQQLAKYPWLDATWDIPQPVPADLLLPFGEFIVKYNLTNLAYYIYFSASGLSNPLQELTINVMKMVDQAYVDESKGGGLGTANHDNSEIYVKALAELGSSALLSSTVIATSRLVNNSGVRLVVKTPSGCKLIEAKKLLITIPPTLGNMKPFALNVQETNIFSQFTYMGYYTILLNNTGLPSGYEWINANDSSSTYNIPDLPGACQIIETRISGMFYAWYRSPLNMTQQEVEASTIAAIQNLQKAGNYTATTPTVVEYRSHTPFKLRVSAEAISNGFYEELYALQGKRSTWYTGAAMVSHNAGVIWNFTHALLPDLVG from the coding sequence ATGTTGCAAAATTCAATTTATATCTCTATAGGTGTTGGTCTTCTGACCAACACCGTTGTCAGCAGTGTTTTTGACACCAAGAACTTTGCTAAAGAGAACATCATTACCCGCGATGTCGCTGTAGTTGGCGGTGGCGCGTCAGGAACATATGCTGCAATCAACCTCCGCGAGCTGGGAACGAGTGTTGTGGTAGTTGAGAAGGAAAATGTTCTGGGTGGTCATACAAATACCTACACCGATCCTACAACGGGCATTACTGTCGATTATGGCGTGCAGGCCTACTTGAACAGCACCATCACGCTCGATTTTTTCGCCCATTTTAATGTTCCTGTCGTTGGTTACTCCGCCTCTCCCGTGAGCATTGAGCCGGCGGATTTCAAGACTGGGGAAACGGTTAAATTTAACCCCAGTGAGGATCTTAAACCATGGGCTCAACAGTTGGCCAAGTATCCCTGGTTAGATGCTACATGGGACATTCCACAGCCGGTTCCTGCAGACCTCTTGTTGCCATTCGGGGAATTCATCGTCAAATACAACCTCACAAACCTTGCATATTACATTTATTTCAGTGCTTCAGGCTTGTCAAACCCTCTGCAAGAGTTGACAATTAATGTGATGAAGATGGTGGACCAGGCTTACGTCGATGAATCGAAAGGTGGGGGACTGGGCACGGCAAACCATGACAACAGCGAAATATATGTCAAGGCCTTGGCTGAGCTTGGCTCTAGCGCCCTCCTCTCCTCTACTGTGATAGCTACTTCACGATTAGTGAACAATTCAGGTGTGAGACTGGTTGTGAAAACCCCGTCGGGCTGCAAACTCATCGAGGCAAAGAAACTTCTCATCACCATTCCTCCGACCTTGGGCAATATGAAGCCCTTTGCCCTGAACGTTCAGGAAACCAACATTTTCTCACAATTTACCTACATGGGATACTACACCATTCTACTTAACAACACCGGCTTGCCCTCTGGGTACGAATGGATCAATGCGAATGATTCATCCAGCACCTATAATATCCCTGACCTACCCGGCGCCTGCCAGATAATTGAAACCCGCATATCTGGAATGTTCTATGCCTGGTATCGCAGCCCATTAAACATGACCCAGCAGGAGGTAGAGGCATCGACCATCGCCGCTATCCAGAACCTGCAGAAGGCCGGGAACTACACAGCCACTACTCCTACGGTCGTCGAGTACCGATCGCACACCCCGTTCAAGCTAAGGGTTTCGGCCGAGGCTATTAGCAATGGGTTCTACGAGGAACTGTATGCGTTACAAGGGAAACGTAGCACATGGTATACTGGTGCAGCTATGGTTTCTCATAATGCGGGAGTTATTTGGAACTTTACTCATGCTCTGTTGCCTGATCTGGTGGGTTGA
- a CDS encoding NAD(P)-binding domain → MKLIVAGATGLVGTEIIRQCLQNSEITQVIALARKPVYIEDGIDPTSKLKSVVIRDYGEYSADVKAEFAGADACIWTVAVTPFRTSSFDFAEVKRVCQDCTLAGFKAMYEAGPAKPFRFIYFSADGTPRDPTKKPAIMGDYQVMRCETELMVINFPTEYPGVDICIAQPGVVVNSTSFGRSVLASVFRIVNIFTRAIPNIHREELSAAVLDLAVKGLDQETVKNNDLVRRGQAVLKRKAGSKR, encoded by the exons ATGAAGCTCATTGTAGCTGGTGCAACCGGTCTGGTGGGCACAGAGATCATCAGGCAGTGCCTGCAAAACAGCGAGATCACCCAGGTTATCGCACTGGCTCGGAAGCCCGTCTACATCGAAGATGGGATAGACCCGACATCGAAGCTCAAGAGTGTGGTGATTCGTGACTACGGGGAGTATTCTGCCGATGTGAAGGCCGAGTTCGCCGGGGCGGACGCCTGCATTTG GACTGTCGCTGTGACACCATTCAGAACAAGCAGCTTTGACTTTGCCGAGGTTAAGCGCGTGTGTCAAGACTGCACTCTCGCGGGTTTCAAAGCCATGTACGAGGCCGGTCCCGCGAAACCCTTCCGTTTCATCTACTTCAGCGCCGATGGTACGCCCAGGGATCCTACCAAAAAGCCAGCCATTATGGGTGATTATCAAGTCATGCGC TGCGAAACAGAGCTCATGGTCATCAACTTTCCCACAGAATACCCGGGGGTCGATATCTGTATCGCTCAACCCGGAGTAGTAGTCAATTCAACCTCCTTTGGGAGATCTGTATTGGCCTCAGTGTTCCGTATTGTCAACATTTTCACGCGCGCAATTCCAAATATCCATCGAGAGGAGCTTTCTGCAGCAGTTCTAGACCTAGCTGTGAAGGGACTCGACCAGGAAACGGTTAAGAACAACGACCTGGTTCGTCGTGGACAGGCAGTGCTGAAACGAAAAGCGGGATCGAAGCGTTGA